Proteins co-encoded in one Sebastes fasciatus isolate fSebFas1 chromosome 11, fSebFas1.pri, whole genome shotgun sequence genomic window:
- the LOC141776536 gene encoding myosin-7-like isoform X2, with protein MGDLLMAEFGAAASFLRKSDKERLEAQTRQFDMKKECFVPDPVVEYVKASVTSRDGDTVTVQTEFGKTVTVKECDVHPQNPPKFDKIEDMAMFTFLHEPAVLFNLKERYAAWMIYTYSGLFCVTVNPYKALPVYSKEVVGAYRGKKRTEAPPHIFSISDNGYQYMLSDRENQSILITGESGAGKTVNTKRVIQYFASIAASPGLKKDQAAEKKGTLEDQIIQANPALEAFGNAKTIRNDNSSRFGKFIRIHFDNRGKLASADIETYLLEKSRVTYQLKAERDYHIFYQVLSQKKPELLDMMLITNNPYDYAFISQGETTVASINDADELMATDEAFDVLGFTQEEKNSIYKLTGAIMHFGNIKFKQKQREEQAEADGTEVADKIAYLMGLNSADLIKGLCHPRVKVGNEWVTKGQNVNQVYYATSALSKSVYEKMFLWMVIRINQSLDTKQPRQYFIGVLDIAGFEIFDFNTFEQMCINFTNEKLQQFFNHHMFVLEQEEYKKEGIEWTFIDFGMDLQACIDLIEKPMGIMSILEEECMFPKASDATFKAKLYDNHLGKSANFQKPRIIKGRPEAHFSLVHYAGTVDYNINNWLVKNKDPLNETVVGLYQKSSLKLLSVLFANYAGSDADGGKGKGSKKKGSSFQTVSALHRENLNKLMTNLRSTHPHFVRCLIPNETKTPGAMENPLVMHQLRCNGVLEGIRICRKGFPNRILYGDFKQRYRILNPNAIPEGQFIDNKKAAEKLLGSLDIDHSQYKLGHTKVFFKAGLLGLLEEMRDDRLAIIITGIQSRARGLLARIEFQKIVERRDSLLVIQWNIRAFMGVKNWPWMRMYFKIKPLLKSAENEKEMANMKEEFAKLKEAYAKSEARKKELEEKMVSLLQEKNDLQLQVQSEQDNLGDAEERCEGLIKSKIQLEAKIKEVTERLEDEEEMNAELTAKKRKLEDECSELKKDIDDLELTLAKVEKEKHATENKVKNLVEEMAAQDEIIAKLTKEKKALQEAHQQTLDDLQSEEDKVNTLTKAKAKLEQQVDDLEGSLEQEKKVRMDLERIRRKLEGDLKLALESVMDLENDKQQIEERLKKKDFEISQLTGKIEDEQAMSAQLQKKFKELQARIEELEEELEAERAARAKVEKQRADLARELEEISERLEEAGGATSVQIEMNKKREAEFQKLRRDLEEATLQHEATAATLRKKQADSVADLGEQIDNLQRVKQKLEKEKSELRLELDDVVSNMEHIVKSKNNLEKMCRTLEDQMNEYKTKAEEGQRTINDFSLQKAKLQTENGEFARRLEEKESLVSQLTRGKMSYTQQIEDLKRQLEEEVKAKNALAHAVQAARHDCDLLREQYEEEQEAKAELQRGMSKANSEVAQWRTKYETDAIQRTEELEEAKKKLAQRLQDAEETVEAVNAKCSSLEKTKHRLQNEIEDLMVDVERSNAAAAALDKKQRNFDKVLAEWKQKYEESQMELESSQKEARSLSTELFKLKNSYEESLEHLETMKRENKNLHEEIADLTEQIGENGKSIHELEKIRKQVEQEKSEIQTALEEAEATLEHEEGKILRAQLEFNQIKAEMERKIAEKDEEMEQAKRNQQRMVDTLQSSLEAETRSRNEALRLKKKMEGDLNEMEIQLSQANRQAAEAQKQLKAVHAHLKDAQLQLDDALRANDELKENNAMVERRNNLLQAEVEELRAALEQSERARKLAEQELMDVSERVQLLHSQNTSLLNQKKKLEVDASQLQTEVEDAVQECRNAEEKAKKAITDAAMMAEELKKEQDTSAHLERMKKNMEQTIKDLQHRLDEAEQIALKGGKKQVQKLEARIRELESEVEAEQRKSSDCVKGIRKYERRIKELTYQTEEDRKNLARLQDLVDKLQLKVKSYKRTTEEAEEQANNNLGKFRKIQHDLDEAEERADIAESQVNKLRAKSRDVGSKKGHDEE; from the exons ATGGGCGACCTCCTCATGGCAGAGTTCGGGGCCGCTGCTTCTTTTCTTAGGAAGTCAGATAAGGAGCGTCTAGAAGCCCAAACTCGTCAATTTGACATGAAGAAGGAGTGCTTCGTTCCTGACCCTGTGGTCGAGTATGTCAAGGCTTCCGTAACTAGTCGTGACGGTGACACAGTCACTGTTCAGACTGAATTTGGAAAG ACTGTGACGGTGAAGGAGTGTGATGTGCACCCTCAGAACCCGCCAAAGTTTGATAAAATTGAAGACATGGCGATGTTCACCTTCCTCCATGAGCCCGCTGTGCTGTTTAACCTCAAAGAGCGTTACGCAGCATGGATGATTTAC ACCTACTCTGGGCTCTTCTGTGTGACTGTCAACCCCTACAAGGCACTGCCAGTCTACAGCAAAGAGGTGGTTGGTGCCTATAGAGGAAAGAAGAGGACTGAAGCTCCTCCTCATATCTTCTCCATCTCTGACAATGGCTACCAGTACATGCTGTCAG acagagaaaacCAGTCTATCCTTATCAC CGGAGAATCCGGTGCTGGAAAGACTGTCAACACCAAGCGTGTCATTCAGTACTTTGCCAGCATCGCTGCTTCCCCGGGTTTGAAGAAAGATCAAGCTGCTGAGAAGAAG GGTACCTTGGAGGATCAAATCATTCAGGCTAACCCTGCTTTGGAGGCCTTTGGGAATGCCAAGACCATCAGGAATGACAACTCCTCCAGATTT GGCAAATTCATCAGAATTCATTTTGACAACCGGGGAAAGCTGGCCTCTGCCGACATCGAGACTT ACCTTCTGGAAAAGTCTCGTGTGACCTATCAGCTCAAAGCTGAGAGGGACTACCACATTTTCTACCAGGTCTTGTCTCAGAAGAAGCCTGAACTTCTGG ACATGATGCTCATCACCAACAACCCCTATGACTACGCCTTCATCTCACAAGGAGAGACAACAGTAGCCTCTATCAATGATGCTGACGAGCTGATGGCCACTGAT GAAGCCTTTGATGTGCTGGGCTTTACTCAAGAAGAGAAGAACAGTATTTACAAGCTGACTGGTGCCATCATGCACTTTGGTAACATTAAGTTTAAGCAGAAGCAGCGAGAGGAGCAGGCGGAGGCTGATGGCACTGAAG TTGCTGACAAAATTGCATATCTGATGGGCCTGAACTCCGCCGACCTCATCAAGGGTCTCTGTCACCCAAGAGTCAAAGTAGGAAACGAGTGGGTCACCAAGGGACAAAATGTCAATCAG GTGTACTATGCTACTAGTGCACTGTCTAAATCAGTGTACGAGAAGATGTTTCTGTGGATGGTGATAAGAATCAACCAATCACTGGACACCAAGCAGCCCCGCCAGTACTTCATCGGCGTACTGGACATTGCTGGGTTTGAGATCTTCGAT TTCAACACCTTTGAGCAGATGTGCATCAACTTCACCAATGAAAAACTGCAACAGTTCTTCAACCACCACATGTTTgtgctggagcaggaagagtacAAGAAAGAGGGTATTGAATGGACTTTCATAGATTTTGGAATGGACTTGCAGGCCTGTATTGACCTGATTGAAAAG CCCATGGGTATCATGTCCATCCTTGAAGAGGAGTGCATGTTCCCCAAAGCCTCTGATGCCACCTTTAAAGCTAAGCTCTATGACAACCATCTGGGGAAATCCGCCAACTTCCAGAAGCCCAGAATTATCAAAGGAAGACCAGAGGCCCATTTCTCCCTGGTTCACTATGCTGGAACTGTTGATTATAATATCAACAACTGGCTGGTGAAGAACAAGGATCCCCTGAATGAGACCGTGGTTGGGCTCTACCAGAAGTCTAGTCTCAAGCTGTTATCCGTCCTCTTTGCAAATTATGCGGGATCAGATGCAG ATGGTGGGAAGGGCAAAGGTAGCAAGAAGAAAGGTTCATCCTTCCAAACTGTATCAGCTTTGCACAGG GAGAACCTGAACAAGCTGATGACCAACTTGAGGTCTACTCACCCTCACTTTGTACGCTGCCTCATCCCCAATGAGACCAAGACTCCCGGGGCCATGGAGAACCCTCTGGTGATGCACCAGCTGCGCTGTAACGGTGTGCTGGAAGGCATCAGGATCTGCAGAAAGGGCTTCCCCAACAGGATCCTCTATGGAGATTTCAAACAGAG ATACCGTATTTTGAACCCTAATGCCATTCCTGAGGGACAGTTCATCGACAACAAGAAGGCTGCCGAGAAACTGTTGGGATCTCTGGATATTGACCACAGCCAGTACAAACTGGGACACACCAAG GTGTTCTTCAAAGCTGGACTGCTGGGTCTGCTAGAGGAGATGCGAGACGACCGACTAGCAATAATCATCACTGGCATCCAATCCCGGGCACGAGGTCTTCTGGCAAGAATTGAATTCCAGAAGATTGTTGAACGCAG GGATTCACTACTTGTGATCCAGTGGAACATCCGTGCCTTCATGGGGGTCAAGAATTGGCCCTGGATGAGGATGTACTTCAAGATCAAACCTCTGTTGAAATCAGCAGAGAATGAGAAGGAGATGGCCAACATGAAGGAAGAGTTTGCCAAACTAAAAGAGGCTTACGCAAAATCTGAGGCCCGCAAGAAGGAACTTGAAGAGAAAATGGTCTCTCTTCTCCAAGAGAAGAACGACCTGCAGCTCCAAGTTCAATCC GAGCAGGATAATCTGGGTGATGCTGAAGAAAGATGCGAGGGGCTGATCAAGAGCAAGATTCAGCTGGAGGCAAAAATCAAAGAAGTGACTGAGAGgctggaggatgaggaggagatgaaTGCTGAACTGACTGCTAAGAAGAGGAAGCTGGAGGATGAGTGCTCCGAGCTGAAGAAAGACATTGATGACTTAGAGTTAACTCTGGCTAAAGTGGAGAAAGAGAAGCACGCCACTGAGAACAAG GTGAAGAACCTGGTCGAAGAGATGGCTGCTCAGGATGAAATCATTGCCAAGTTGACCAAGGAAAAGAAAGCCTTACAGGAAGCTCACCAGCAAACACTGGATGATCTGCAGAGTGAAGAAGACAAAGTCAACACTCTGACCAAGGCCAAGGCTAAGCTGGAGCAGCAAGTGGACGAT CTTGAAGGGTCTCTAGAGCAAGAGAAGAAAGTGCGTATGGACCTTGAGAGAATAAGGCGGAAGCTTGAGGGAGACCTAAAGTTGGCTCTCGAGAGTGTCATGGACCTGGAAAATGACAAGCAGCAAATCGAAGAGAGGCTGAAAAA GAAAGATTTTGAAATCAGCCAACTCACTGGCAAAATTGAGGACGAACAGGCAATGAGTGCCCAGCTCCAGAAAAAATTTAAGGAGTTACAG GCGCGCATTgaggagctggaggaagagCTGGAGGCAGAGCGAGCTGCCCGAGCCAAGGTGGAGAAGCAGAGAGCGGACTTGGCCAGAGAGctggaggagatcagtgagAGGCTGGAGGAAGCTGGTGGAGCAACATCCGTCCAGATTGAGATGAACAAGAAGAGGGAGGCTGAGTTCCAGAAACTCCGCAGAGACCTCGAAGAGGCCACTCTGCAGCATGAAGCCACCGCTGCCACACTCAGGAAGAAACAAGCCGACAGTGTGGCTGATCTGGGAGAGCAGATCGACAACCTGCAGAGGGTCAAGCAGAAactggagaaggagaagagtgAGCTCAGACTGGAGCTGGATGATGTGGTCTCCAATATGGAACATATTGTGAAGTCTAAG AATAATTTGGAGAAAATGTGCAGAACACTGGAAGACCAGATGAATGAATACAAAACAAAGGCAGAAGAGGGACAGCGCACAATCAATGACTTCTCATTGCAGAAAGCAAAGCTTCAAACTGAGAATG GTGAATTTGCAAGGCGGCTTGAGGAAAAGGAATCCCTGGTGTCTCAACTAACCAGAGGAAAAATGTCCTACACTCAACAAATTGAAGACCTTAAAAGACAACTAGAGGAAGAAGTCAAG GCCAAGAACGCTTTAGCCCATGCAGTGCAGGCTGCTCGTCATGACTGTGACCTGCTCAGGGAGCAgtatgaggaggagcaggaggccaAGGCTGAATTGCAGCGCGGCATGTCAAAGGCCAACTCGGAGGTGGCTCAGTGGAGAACTAAGTACGAAACTGATGCCATCCAGAGAACCGAGGAACTGGAGGAGGCTAA AAAGAAGCTGGCCCAGCGTCTGCAGGACGCTGAGGAGACCGTTGAAGCAGTGAATGCTAAATGTTCGTCTCTGGAGAAGACCAAACACAGGCTGCAGAATGAGATTGAAGATCTCATGGTGGATGTGGAGAGGtctaatgctgctgctgctgctctggacAAGAAGCAAAGAAACTTTGACAAG GTCTTGGCAGAATGGAAACAGAAGTACGAAGAGTCTCAAATGGAGCTGGAGAGCTCTCAGAAGGAAGCCAGGTCTCTGAGCACTGAGCTCTTCAAACTGAAGAACTCCTACGAAGAATCTCTTGAACACCTGGAGAccatgaagagagagaacaagaacCTGCATG AGGAAATAGCTGACCTCACTGAGCAAATTGGTGAGAATGGAAAGAGTATTCATGAGCTTGAGAAGATTCGAAAACAGGTGGAACAAGAGAAGTCTGAGATACAAACAGCCCTGGAGGAAGCAGAG GCCACACTGGAGCATGAGGAAGGGAAGATTCTCAGAGCCCAGCTCGAGTTCAACCAGATTAAGGCAGAGATGGAGCGTAAAATAGCTGAGAAAGATGAAGAGATGGAGCAAGCAAAGAGAAACCAACAGCGAATGGTGGATACTCTTCAGAGCTCTCTCGAGGCCGAGACTCGCAGCAGGAATGAGGCTCTCCgtttgaagaagaagatggagggaGACCTCAATGAGATGGAGATCCAGCTAAGCCAGGCCAACAGGCAGGCAGCGGAGGCTCAGAAACAACTCAAGGCTGTTCATGCACATCTGAAG GATGCTCAGCTCCAGCTTGATGACGCTCTTCGAGCCAATGATGAACTGAAGGAAAACAATGCCATGGTTGAGAGACGCAACAACCTGCTTCAGGCTGAAGTGGAGGAGCTCAGGGCTGCTCTGGAGCAATCTGAGAGAGCTCGCAAACTTGCTGAGCAAGAACTGATGGACGTTAGTGAAAGGGTGCAGCTACTGCACTCACAG AACACCAGTTTGCTAAACCAAAAGAAGAAGCTGGAAGTCGATGCATCCCAGCTTCAGACAGAAGTAGAAGATGCAGTGCAGGAGTGTCGAAATGCTGAAGAGAAGGCCAAGAAGGCCATTACTGATGCTGCCATGATGGCAGAGGAGCTGAAGAAAGAGCAGGACACCAGCGCTCACCTTGAGCGTATGAAGAAGAATATGGAGCAAACCATCAAAGACCTGCAGCACCGTCTGGATGAAGCTGAACAGATCGCCTTGAAGGGAGGCAAGAAGCAGGTGCAAAAGCTCGAGGCCAGG ATCAGAGAACTGGAAAGTGAAGTAGAGGCTGAACAAAGAAAGTCCAGTGATTGTGTCAAGGGAATACGAAAATATGAGAGACGAATCAAAGAGTTGACCTATCAG aCAGAAGAGGATCGTAAGAATCTTGCCCGTCTGCAAGATCTGGTAGACAAGTTGCAGCTAAAGGTCAAATCCTACAAGAGAACTACAGAGGAAGCT GAGGAACAGGCCAACAATAATCTTGGCAAGTTTCGCAAGATTCAACATGACCTTGATGAAGCCGAAGAGAGAGCCGACATCGCCGAGTCTCAGGTCAACAAGCTTCGCGCAAAGAGTCGTGAtgtggggtcaaag AAAGGACACGACGAGGAGTGA